The following proteins are co-located in the Haloarcula rubripromontorii genome:
- a CDS encoding transglutaminase TgpA family protein — translation MGSDDSPFDDVSADRDYLRVLLTAVCVVAVVLATATLPVLAPGGTQSPIESLIPLPQENPFGEAGGTAAGGSGGQLGALNPGSQTSVGGSLNSGDSPYQSQDTEPHFTVTSSEPAYWRTGAYETYTGTGWDGRADPQAYQGPMAVDGMADTTVDYEVQLAKSATSLPTVWRPKSVSRDDVMVTEYGAVTSERPLPAGTTYSATSVTPPDDPAVLRTSGRDYPEEIESRYTGVPASTSAQVGPFTDRLTEDSDSPYETAATIERWLETNKNYSLNVSQPPEDDVASEFIFQMDEGYCEYFATSMVVMLRSQDIPARYVVGYSTGERTGQNQYTVRGMNAHAWVEVYFEGVGWVKFDPTPGQERLESEQQAMQNSSQAYSASESGSPDEEFAVGTPTGEPQTEAPTGDGQESASDGVEGTETGANGTGDTDGTGDSGDGQTVSQSGEFVIELNRTATPGAAVAATVTRDGAPVEGAMVAFNGEPVGTTGPDGTVSGTVPYEAELTISVDAPSNEASLVAPSVPRDSARAFAVTGPQAQQSTNASYELNTTASVSITGEQVTGGEVTVTATVDGVPVRDGDVLLDGEQVATTDRQGRASVTLPAEPGNVSVAVERDAVSGNTTVVLERLSVATSPTLPLAVPVAGQTVNATMGGDPVTNATVTLGGEPTARTGAAGQATVGMPVAASAEISVSKYGQTTTTTVGGLFVNAAVVAGALGVLVAGTVVGARRRNVTPGTLWGWVRAVRELAVGALVGVAVVADDLLGRFRTRLELTVTALRDLLAGHRSPATLLDALRAWISERLSAAEDAASDAMAAVSTTASNGGDGTTAARVTIREAWTRFLTHVSLRRYWTRTPGEIATHAIERDGLPPAAVRTVRDAFRAVEYGQRDPQEHVAAVEDAIRIIETAAGQQSTATDDTDDATEGQA, via the coding sequence GTGGGCTCCGACGACTCGCCGTTCGACGACGTATCGGCAGACCGGGACTACCTCCGTGTCCTCCTCACTGCCGTGTGTGTCGTCGCCGTGGTGCTGGCGACGGCGACGCTCCCGGTTCTGGCACCCGGTGGGACACAGAGCCCGATTGAATCGCTTATTCCGCTTCCGCAGGAGAACCCGTTCGGGGAGGCCGGCGGGACCGCAGCCGGCGGCAGCGGCGGCCAACTCGGCGCGCTGAACCCGGGGAGCCAGACCAGCGTGGGCGGGTCGCTCAACAGCGGCGACAGTCCGTACCAGTCACAGGACACGGAGCCGCATTTCACCGTCACGAGTTCGGAACCGGCGTACTGGCGGACCGGCGCGTACGAAACCTACACCGGGACGGGGTGGGACGGGCGTGCGGACCCACAGGCCTATCAGGGACCGATGGCGGTCGACGGGATGGCCGACACGACGGTCGACTACGAGGTACAACTGGCCAAGTCCGCAACGTCGCTCCCGACCGTCTGGCGGCCGAAGTCGGTGTCCCGTGACGACGTGATGGTCACCGAGTACGGCGCAGTCACGTCCGAGCGACCACTGCCTGCCGGAACGACATACAGCGCGACCAGCGTGACACCTCCCGACGACCCGGCGGTGCTGCGGACGAGTGGCCGCGACTACCCCGAGGAGATCGAATCGCGCTACACGGGCGTCCCGGCGTCGACCTCGGCACAGGTGGGGCCATTTACTGACCGACTGACCGAGGACAGCGACTCGCCCTACGAGACGGCAGCGACCATCGAGCGGTGGTTGGAGACGAACAAGAACTACTCGCTGAACGTCAGTCAGCCGCCCGAAGACGACGTGGCCTCGGAGTTCATCTTCCAGATGGACGAGGGGTACTGCGAGTACTTCGCCACGTCGATGGTGGTGATGCTGCGGAGTCAGGACATCCCGGCGCGCTACGTCGTCGGCTACTCCACCGGCGAGCGGACCGGCCAGAACCAGTACACCGTTCGCGGAATGAACGCCCACGCGTGGGTCGAGGTGTACTTCGAGGGCGTCGGCTGGGTGAAGTTCGACCCGACGCCGGGGCAGGAGCGGCTGGAATCCGAACAGCAGGCGATGCAAAACAGTAGTCAGGCGTACAGCGCATCGGAGTCCGGAAGTCCCGACGAGGAGTTCGCCGTCGGAACGCCGACGGGCGAGCCACAGACTGAAGCCCCGACTGGCGATGGGCAAGAGTCAGCGAGCGACGGGGTCGAGGGAACTGAGACGGGTGCAAACGGGACCGGTGACACCGACGGGACCGGCGACTCGGGCGACGGACAGACTGTCTCGCAGTCCGGCGAGTTCGTCATCGAACTCAACCGGACGGCGACGCCGGGCGCGGCGGTGGCCGCGACGGTGACACGCGACGGCGCGCCGGTCGAGGGCGCGATGGTCGCGTTCAACGGTGAGCCGGTCGGAACGACAGGCCCGGACGGCACCGTTTCCGGGACGGTCCCGTATGAAGCCGAGCTGACGATTTCCGTTGATGCACCCAGCAACGAGGCATCACTCGTCGCTCCCTCGGTCCCGCGTGACAGCGCTCGCGCCTTCGCTGTGACCGGCCCGCAGGCCCAGCAGTCGACGAACGCGAGCTACGAACTGAACACGACCGCGTCGGTGAGTATCACCGGTGAACAGGTCACCGGCGGCGAGGTGACTGTCACTGCGACCGTCGACGGCGTGCCGGTTCGGGACGGCGATGTCCTGCTCGACGGCGAGCAGGTGGCGACGACGGACCGACAGGGGCGGGCATCGGTCACGCTCCCGGCCGAACCGGGCAACGTCTCGGTTGCCGTCGAGCGCGACGCTGTCAGCGGTAACACGACTGTCGTGCTTGAGCGGCTCTCCGTAGCAACGTCGCCGACGCTCCCGCTGGCCGTGCCGGTCGCTGGCCAGACGGTGAACGCGACGATGGGCGGGGACCCGGTCACGAACGCCACAGTCACACTCGGCGGGGAGCCGACAGCACGAACCGGCGCGGCCGGTCAGGCGACGGTCGGTATGCCAGTCGCGGCAAGCGCCGAAATTTCCGTCTCGAAGTACGGACAGACGACCACGACGACCGTTGGCGGTCTGTTCGTCAACGCCGCGGTCGTCGCTGGCGCTCTCGGTGTCCTCGTTGCCGGAACGGTCGTCGGCGCTCGACGGCGGAACGTCACGCCGGGGACGCTCTGGGGCTGGGTGCGGGCCGTACGCGAACTCGCCGTCGGGGCGCTTGTCGGCGTTGCGGTGGTGGCCGATGACTTACTGGGCCGTTTCCGAACACGACTCGAACTCACTGTCACGGCGCTCCGTGACCTGCTCGCCGGCCACCGGTCGCCGGCGACACTGCTCGACGCGTTGCGAGCGTGGATCTCTGAACGACTTTCAGCGGCCGAAGACGCAGCCAGCGATGCGATGGCGGCTGTCTCCACGACTGCGTCCAACGGGGGCGACGGAACGACCGCGGCCCGCGTCACCATCCGCGAAGCGTGGACGCGCTTCCTGACTCACGTTTCCCTTCGGCGGTACTGGACGCGGACACCCGGCGAGATCGCGACCCACGCAATCGAACGCGACGGTCTCCCGCCGGCCGCTGTTCGGACGGTCCGGGATGCGTTCCGGGCGGTCGAGTACGGCCAGCGGGACCCACAGGAACACGTGGCAGCCGTCGAGGACGCGATCCGGATCATAGAGACGGCCGCCGGACAGCAGTCCACCGCGACCGACGACACTGACGACGCAACGGAGGGGCAGGCCTGA
- a CDS encoding ABC transporter ATP-binding protein produces MAAIELDGVTKQFGSLTALQGVDLTVEEGEIFGFLGPNGAGKSTTINILLDFVRATDGSATVLGHDIHEEPKRIRARTGVLPEGYDVYDRLTGRQHLSFVIESKDADEDADALAERVGIADAIDRKAGGYSKGMQQRLVLAMALVGKPDLLILDEPTTGLDPNGARLMREIIREENERGATVFFSSHILGQVEAVCDTVGILQNGRLIAKDSVAGLREAAAGDTVLRVTLSDGDGTDAAVAAIEGLDEVSTVTADGTTLTVGCDSDAKMAVLNAVEESGSEVANFETEEASLDEVFAAYTEQQEEQAEVDA; encoded by the coding sequence ATGGCAGCGATAGAACTGGATGGCGTCACCAAGCAGTTCGGGAGTCTCACCGCGCTGCAAGGGGTCGACCTCACCGTCGAGGAGGGCGAAATCTTCGGCTTCCTCGGCCCGAACGGGGCCGGGAAGTCGACAACGATCAACATCCTCCTTGATTTCGTCCGCGCGACCGACGGGTCGGCGACGGTACTCGGCCACGACATCCACGAAGAACCGAAGCGAATCCGTGCCCGCACTGGAGTCCTCCCCGAAGGTTACGACGTGTACGACCGGCTCACCGGTCGGCAACACCTCTCCTTTGTCATCGAATCGAAAGACGCCGACGAAGACGCCGATGCACTGGCCGAACGGGTTGGCATCGCCGACGCCATCGACCGCAAGGCCGGCGGCTACTCCAAAGGGATGCAACAGCGCCTCGTGCTGGCGATGGCGCTCGTCGGCAAGCCCGACCTCCTCATCCTCGACGAGCCGACGACCGGACTTGACCCGAACGGCGCACGGCTGATGCGTGAAATCATCCGCGAGGAGAACGAGCGCGGCGCGACTGTCTTTTTCTCCAGTCACATCCTCGGCCAGGTTGAGGCCGTCTGTGACACGGTCGGCATCCTCCAGAACGGCCGCCTCATCGCGAAAGACAGCGTTGCCGGACTTCGCGAGGCCGCCGCCGGAGACACCGTCCTCCGTGTGACGCTTTCCGACGGCGACGGCACCGACGCCGCAGTCGCGGCTATCGAGGGGCTCGACGAGGTGTCGACCGTGACTGCGGACGGAACCACGCTCACCGTCGGCTGTGACAGTGACGCGAAGATGGCCGTCCTCAACGCTGTCGAGGAAAGCGGGAGCGAGGTCGCCAACTTCGAGACCGAGGAGGCCTCGCTCGATGAAGTGTTCGCCGCCTACACCGAGCAACAGGAAGAGCAGGCGGAGGTCGACGCATGA
- a CDS encoding ABC transporter permease — protein sequence MSAEQNPVKRLLGDIDTSIKNSEFADWYPISKKEFRDTVRSPWIWVLSLIFIVLFALPAVLGLYFNIGQQFAEAGASLTTDAYVRFALPIAAPLLPAVAIVIGYAAIARESERGSLKILLSLPYTRGELLAGKFVGRSAITLIPVTVGFLTTLLVLLPSEIEIAWESFLLFALATMTYGVVFTAFAIGLSAALKTARRAMAASLGIYVYLQVFWSNLGAGLGNLLSDHANIDQVTQLHVELFVSLLSPIAAYRTLVQEVLQGSPIRSRLLLTSNPQVTCEEMLGGTLEVTQAGAECANAALPPQYSTVAVIGYLLLWLVIPLVAGYYVFENKDL from the coding sequence ATGAGCGCCGAACAGAACCCGGTCAAGCGCCTCCTCGGAGACATCGATACGAGCATCAAGAACTCCGAGTTCGCCGACTGGTACCCAATCTCGAAAAAGGAGTTCCGTGACACGGTCCGCTCGCCGTGGATCTGGGTCCTCTCGCTCATCTTCATCGTGCTGTTCGCCCTGCCGGCGGTGCTGGGCCTGTATTTCAATATCGGCCAGCAGTTCGCCGAGGCCGGGGCGTCGCTGACGACGGACGCGTACGTCCGCTTTGCACTGCCGATTGCAGCACCGCTGCTTCCCGCTGTGGCAATCGTCATCGGCTACGCGGCGATTGCCCGCGAGAGCGAGCGCGGCTCCCTGAAGATACTGCTGTCGCTCCCGTACACGCGCGGCGAGCTGCTCGCCGGCAAGTTCGTCGGCCGGAGCGCGATCACGCTCATTCCGGTCACGGTCGGGTTCCTGACGACCTTGCTGGTGTTGCTCCCGTCAGAGATCGAGATTGCGTGGGAATCGTTCCTGCTGTTCGCGCTCGCCACGATGACATACGGCGTTGTGTTCACGGCGTTCGCAATCGGCCTCTCGGCGGCGCTGAAGACCGCTCGGCGGGCGATGGCGGCGTCGCTCGGAATCTACGTGTACCTGCAGGTGTTCTGGTCGAACCTCGGGGCCGGCCTCGGGAACCTGCTGTCGGACCACGCGAACATCGACCAAGTGACCCAGCTACACGTCGAACTGTTCGTCTCGCTGCTGAGTCCCATCGCGGCGTACCGCACGCTCGTCCAAGAGGTACTACAGGGCTCGCCGATCCGCTCGCGGCTCCTCCTCACGTCGAACCCGCAGGTGACGTGCGAGGAGATGCTGGGTGGAACGCTCGAAGTGACACAGGCCGGTGCCGAGTGTGCTAACGCCGCCTTGCCGCCCCAGTACAGCACTGTCGCGGTCATCGGCTATCTCCTGTTGTGGCTGGTCATCCCGCTGGTCGCCGGCTACTACGTCTTCGAGAACAAGGACCTCTGA
- a CDS encoding DUF7504 family protein has protein sequence MAGTSRDLIRRIRSHQRQAGGSLLLHESPNSDQAQDTCVRHLSANGSANTGVLIVTKSPALKLKTWHHNVGDWPQRLEILTPNMAAQLPAEDIVNDEDFIDGPLGVTELTSADLKGLAKEIDDILTDLDKAVDNLTVCVENMTEVANSFGPQPVFKFTHALNGRFRSLGAYAHWHYKPDTQIESSNHLFRQLFQLLHETRSEKSHFEVL, from the coding sequence GTGGCGGGGACATCTCGGGACCTGATCCGTCGGATTCGAAGCCACCAGCGTCAAGCAGGCGGCAGCCTTCTCTTGCATGAGTCACCGAATAGCGATCAGGCACAGGATACGTGTGTTCGACATCTTAGTGCGAACGGGTCCGCTAACACGGGCGTGCTTATTGTTACGAAGTCACCGGCGCTGAAACTCAAGACGTGGCATCACAATGTTGGGGACTGGCCACAGCGACTCGAAATCCTCACACCCAACATGGCAGCGCAGCTTCCGGCAGAAGATATCGTCAACGATGAGGATTTCATCGACGGGCCGCTGGGAGTCACCGAACTCACGTCGGCTGACCTGAAGGGGCTTGCAAAAGAGATTGACGACATACTAACTGACCTCGATAAAGCAGTTGACAATCTCACCGTTTGTGTTGAAAATATGACAGAGGTCGCCAATTCGTTCGGGCCGCAGCCGGTGTTCAAGTTCACGCATGCGCTGAACGGTCGGTTCAGAAGTCTCGGGGCGTACGCACACTGGCACTACAAACCGGACACACAAATCGAGTCATCGAACCACCTGTTCAGGCAACTGTTCCAGCTACTGCACGAGACGCGGTCCGAAAAGAGTCACTTCGAAGTGCTCTAG
- the ligA gene encoding NAD-dependent DNA ligase LigA, which translates to MTTAEDVAGNPYISDPRTEFESVEDVDAETAREQAAQLREAIRHHDYRYYVENDPVIGDRAYDALFTRLQRLESAFDLDTDGSPTQRVGGEPLDELPDVEHVARMGSIDQGGEEADVREFDERVRDGLDTDDVQYFCEPKFDGLSVEIVYEDGVYQRAATRGDGEVGEDVTENVRTIASVPQRLRGDYPDFLAVRGEVYIPRDAFTAFNRERVERGEDPFANPRNAAAGTLRQLDPSVTAERPLSVFFFGVLDASVSFESHSEMHDRFPEWGLRVCDRTAIVDDIDAAIDYRNEQQQARDDLDYEIDGVVIKVDDMAACDELGSTSRAPRWAFAYKFPARKEETTVRDIVVQVGRTGRLTPVALMDPVEVGGVTVSRASLHNPSLIADLGVDVGDRVRIKRAGDVIPDVVEVLDDDGDGHFEFPETCPACDSPVERDGPMAFCTGGLTCPAQRERSVEHYASRDALDIEGLGEKAVQQLLAAGLVSDPADLYELTVEELTDLEGWGETSAQNLVDGMDGAREPPLADFLVALGIPEVGTVTARNLAQKFGTFEAILDAADEGDTDAFETVPDVGLTVARSIVEFFEGKGNRAVIDRLLDHVDPQAAEETGGNALTGLTFVFTGSLDGYTRSDAQELIERNGGSATSSVSGNTDYLVLGDSPGQRKQDDAEEYNVETLSEDEFEALLADAGVL; encoded by the coding sequence ATGACCACTGCCGAGGATGTCGCCGGGAACCCCTACATCTCCGATCCGCGGACCGAGTTCGAGTCCGTCGAGGACGTGGACGCCGAGACCGCTCGCGAGCAAGCCGCCCAGTTGCGAGAGGCCATCCGCCATCACGACTACCGGTACTACGTCGAGAACGACCCGGTCATCGGCGACCGGGCCTACGACGCGCTGTTTACCCGGCTCCAGCGACTCGAATCGGCGTTCGACCTCGACACTGACGGGAGTCCGACCCAGCGTGTCGGCGGCGAGCCACTGGACGAACTCCCCGATGTCGAACACGTCGCCCGGATGGGGTCTATCGACCAGGGCGGCGAGGAAGCGGACGTGCGGGAGTTCGACGAGCGGGTCCGAGACGGACTCGACACTGACGACGTGCAATACTTCTGCGAGCCGAAGTTCGACGGCCTCTCCGTCGAGATCGTCTACGAAGATGGCGTCTACCAGCGGGCCGCGACCCGCGGCGACGGCGAGGTCGGTGAGGACGTGACCGAGAACGTCCGAACCATCGCCAGCGTTCCCCAACGGCTGCGCGGTGACTACCCCGACTTCCTGGCCGTCCGCGGCGAGGTGTACATCCCGCGGGACGCCTTCACGGCCTTCAACCGTGAGCGTGTCGAACGCGGCGAAGACCCCTTCGCGAACCCCCGCAACGCCGCCGCCGGGACGCTCCGCCAGCTCGACCCCTCGGTGACCGCCGAGCGCCCGCTATCGGTGTTCTTCTTTGGTGTCCTCGATGCCTCGGTCAGCTTCGAGAGCCACAGCGAGATGCACGACCGATTCCCCGAGTGGGGACTCCGGGTCTGTGACCGAACCGCTATCGTTGACGATATCGACGCCGCAATCGACTACCGGAACGAGCAGCAGCAGGCCCGCGACGACCTCGACTACGAGATCGACGGCGTCGTTATCAAGGTCGATGACATGGCCGCCTGCGACGAACTCGGATCGACCTCCCGCGCCCCGCGCTGGGCGTTCGCCTACAAGTTCCCGGCCCGCAAGGAGGAGACGACGGTGCGTGATATCGTGGTGCAGGTCGGCCGGACCGGACGGCTCACCCCCGTCGCGCTCATGGACCCCGTCGAGGTCGGTGGCGTTACTGTCTCTCGTGCCTCGCTTCACAACCCGTCGCTCATTGCTGACCTCGGCGTTGACGTTGGTGACCGCGTTCGCATCAAGCGAGCCGGCGATGTCATTCCGGATGTCGTCGAAGTGCTTGACGACGACGGCGACGGCCATTTCGAGTTTCCTGAGACTTGCCCGGCCTGTGACAGCCCGGTTGAGCGCGACGGCCCGATGGCGTTCTGTACCGGCGGGCTGACCTGCCCCGCCCAGCGCGAACGCAGCGTCGAGCACTACGCCAGCCGTGATGCGCTGGACATTGAGGGCCTAGGAGAGAAGGCCGTCCAACAACTCCTTGCTGCCGGCCTCGTCTCGGACCCCGCGGACCTGTACGAACTCACTGTCGAGGAGCTTACTGACTTGGAGGGCTGGGGTGAGACCAGCGCTCAGAACCTCGTCGACGGGATGGACGGCGCTCGGGAGCCACCACTCGCGGACTTCCTCGTCGCGCTGGGTATCCCTGAAGTCGGGACTGTCACGGCCCGAAACCTTGCACAGAAGTTCGGTACGTTCGAGGCGATACTCGACGCTGCCGACGAGGGCGATACCGACGCGTTCGAGACGGTCCCCGACGTGGGTCTGACCGTCGCTCGCTCAATCGTGGAGTTCTTCGAGGGCAAGGGCAACCGCGCCGTCATCGACCGCTTGCTCGACCACGTCGACCCACAGGCCGCCGAAGAAACCGGCGGCAACGCTCTCACCGGGCTGACGTTTGTCTTCACTGGGTCGCTCGACGGGTACACTCGCAGCGACGCGCAGGAACTGATCGAGCGAAACGGCGGGTCAGCGACGAGCAGCGTCTCCGGCAACACGGACTATCTGGTGCTGGGCGACAGCCCCGGCCAGCGAAAACAGGACGACGCTGAAGAGTACAACGTGGAAACGCTCAGCGAGGACGAGTTCGAGGCACTGTTGGCCGATGCGGGCGTGTTGTGA
- a CDS encoding HalOD1 output domain-containing protein, with translation MSKSNRRSTESDTSRPMNVTRKQLDWTETRPSAAVTEYISALTGREQTDFAPLYETVDPEALDSLIDSSNRSTPVSISFEYADHSITVRSDGELVIKAPKSSIGR, from the coding sequence ATGAGTAAAAGTAACAGGCGGAGTACGGAAAGCGACACCTCAAGACCGATGAACGTGACCAGAAAACAGCTCGACTGGACCGAGACTCGACCGAGTGCGGCCGTGACTGAGTATATCTCCGCCCTCACCGGGCGGGAACAGACCGATTTCGCACCGCTGTACGAGACTGTCGACCCCGAAGCGCTCGACTCGCTTATCGACTCCTCGAACCGTTCGACACCTGTCAGTATCTCGTTTGAATATGCCGATCACTCGATCACTGTCCGAAGCGACGGGGAACTCGTCATCAAGGCCCCCAAATCCAGCATCGGTCGATAA
- a CDS encoding pyridoxal-phosphate-dependent aminotransferase family protein, which produces MTEKREYKDEYQDKTLYLPGPTEVREDVIEAMAEPMFGHRMDRMTDLYTTIVEDTKEFLGTDNDVIVLTASGTEFWESTTLNLVEDSMLVPTSGAFSERQANVAERLGKDVDRIEYDWGQAVKPDDIRDALESGDYDAVGAVMNETSTGVRNPIEEIGDVVAEYPDTYFIVDAISCLGGDQIDIEAHGIDAIFTSTQKAFAMPPGLAVCAVSDAAYERELEKDSASWYGGFQRTLDYYDRKGQTHSTPAIPLMLAYRKQMKHMLDETHDARDQRHQEMAEYTREWAREHFDLYPEDGYESQTVTCIENTQDINVAETVEAVSEEYDMVFSSGYGDISEESFRIGHMGEHTVESIKELTDAIEDVADL; this is translated from the coding sequence GTGACCGAAAAACGCGAATACAAAGACGAGTATCAGGACAAGACGCTGTATCTTCCGGGGCCGACAGAGGTGCGGGAGGACGTTATCGAGGCGATGGCCGAGCCGATGTTCGGCCACCGGATGGACCGGATGACCGACCTCTACACCACCATCGTCGAGGACACGAAGGAGTTCCTCGGGACCGACAACGACGTTATCGTGCTCACGGCGTCGGGCACGGAGTTCTGGGAGTCGACGACGCTGAACCTAGTCGAGGACAGCATGCTCGTGCCGACCTCCGGCGCGTTCAGCGAGCGCCAGGCCAACGTCGCCGAGCGACTGGGCAAGGACGTCGACCGCATCGAGTACGACTGGGGCCAGGCGGTCAAGCCCGACGACATCCGCGACGCGCTGGAATCCGGCGACTACGACGCCGTCGGGGCCGTGATGAACGAGACCTCGACCGGCGTCCGCAACCCAATCGAGGAAATCGGCGACGTGGTCGCGGAGTACCCGGACACCTACTTCATCGTCGACGCTATCTCCTGTCTCGGCGGCGATCAGATCGACATCGAGGCCCACGGCATCGACGCCATCTTCACGTCCACGCAGAAGGCCTTCGCTATGCCGCCCGGACTGGCCGTCTGTGCTGTCAGCGACGCCGCCTACGAGCGGGAACTGGAGAAGGACTCGGCGTCGTGGTACGGCGGCTTCCAGCGCACGCTCGACTACTACGACCGGAAGGGCCAGACTCACTCCACGCCGGCGATTCCGCTCATGCTCGCCTACCGCAAGCAGATGAAACACATGCTCGATGAGACCCACGACGCCCGCGACCAGCGCCATCAGGAGATGGCCGAGTACACCCGCGAGTGGGCCCGCGAGCACTTCGACCTGTATCCCGAGGACGGCTACGAGTCCCAGACGGTGACCTGCATCGAGAACACGCAGGACATCAACGTCGCAGAGACGGTCGAGGCCGTTTCCGAGGAGTACGACATGGTGTTCTCCAGCGGCTACGGCGACATCAGCGAGGAGAGTTTCCGTATCGGACACATGGGCGAACACACCGTCGAGAGCATCAAGGAGCTAACCGACGCAATCGAAGACGTCGCCGATCTGTAA
- a CDS encoding excinuclease ABC subunit C → MDADEVRERAGSLPREPGVYLFEQGRDDTRRVLYVGKAVDLRDRVRSYADPRSERIAKMVERAGTIDFAVTDTETQALLLEANLIKRHRPPYNVRLKDDKSYPLVQLTDHPVPRIEVTRDPADGATVYGPFTDKGRVETVVKALRETYGLRGCSDHKYSNRDRPCLDYEMGICTAPCTGEISESDYAEDVEAVTRYFEGETGVLADPLRREMEAAAQSQEFERAANLRDKLGAVEALHGEGDTAVSDSGGYQTTDVLGAAIEGERAIVARLHAEGGKLVERDRHTLEAPDGEGTAGVYRAFIPQYYAERELPDRILCAESPADPDIEAWLESEGVMLGVPGAGREATLVDLALKNARQRGGTDDETGRLADALGIDRPNRIEGFDVSHAQGRSAVGSNVTFVDETPKKSDYRRKKLTERNDDYANMRELLRWRATRAVEERDDRPDPDLLLIDGGDGQLGAARDALAETGWDVPAVALAKDEELVITPDRVYDWDDDAPQLHLLQRVRDEAHRFAVQYHQTLRDDVSTTLDDVPGIGPETRKRLLRRFGSVDGVKAASDEELTAIDGIGEQTAETIRTRLQ, encoded by the coding sequence ATGGACGCCGACGAGGTCCGAGAACGCGCGGGGTCGTTGCCACGGGAGCCCGGCGTGTACCTGTTTGAACAGGGCCGGGACGACACGCGCCGAGTCCTCTACGTCGGAAAAGCCGTCGACTTGCGGGACCGCGTGCGCTCCTATGCCGACCCGCGCAGCGAGCGCATCGCCAAGATGGTCGAGCGGGCCGGGACCATCGACTTCGCCGTCACCGACACCGAGACACAGGCGCTGTTGCTCGAAGCGAACCTCATCAAGCGCCACCGGCCGCCCTACAACGTCCGGTTGAAAGACGACAAGTCATACCCGTTGGTGCAGTTGACCGACCATCCCGTCCCTCGAATCGAGGTGACGCGCGACCCGGCGGACGGCGCGACCGTCTACGGGCCGTTCACCGACAAGGGTCGGGTCGAAACGGTGGTGAAGGCCCTGCGGGAGACCTACGGACTACGGGGGTGTTCCGACCACAAGTACAGCAATCGGGACCGGCCCTGTCTGGACTACGAGATGGGCATCTGCACCGCGCCCTGTACCGGCGAAATCAGCGAAAGCGACTACGCCGAGGACGTGGAAGCGGTCACGCGGTATTTCGAGGGCGAGACCGGCGTGCTCGCGGACCCGCTCCGACGCGAGATGGAGGCCGCCGCCCAGTCCCAGGAGTTCGAGCGCGCCGCGAACCTCCGGGACAAGCTCGGGGCCGTCGAGGCGCTCCACGGCGAGGGCGACACCGCCGTCAGCGACTCCGGTGGGTACCAGACGACGGACGTGCTGGGGGCCGCTATCGAGGGCGAGCGGGCCATCGTCGCCCGGCTCCACGCCGAGGGCGGCAAGCTCGTCGAGCGGGACCGGCACACGCTCGAAGCGCCGGACGGCGAAGGAACCGCTGGCGTGTACCGGGCGTTCATCCCGCAGTACTACGCCGAGCGGGAGCTACCCGACCGGATTCTCTGTGCCGAATCCCCCGCCGACCCGGACATCGAAGCATGGCTTGAGAGCGAGGGCGTCATGCTTGGGGTGCCCGGGGCCGGCCGAGAGGCGACGCTGGTCGACCTCGCGCTGAAAAACGCCCGTCAGCGCGGCGGGACCGACGACGAGACCGGCCGACTTGCCGACGCGCTGGGCATCGACCGCCCGAACCGCATCGAAGGGTTCGACGTGAGCCACGCCCAGGGCCGGTCTGCCGTCGGGTCGAACGTCACCTTCGTCGACGAGACGCCCAAGAAAAGCGACTACCGGCGGAAGAAGCTCACCGAGCGAAACGACGACTACGCGAATATGCGCGAACTCCTCCGCTGGCGGGCCACGCGTGCCGTCGAGGAGCGGGACGACCGCCCGGACCCGGACCTGCTGCTCATTGACGGCGGTGACGGCCAGCTCGGGGCAGCTCGCGACGCTCTCGCCGAGACCGGCTGGGACGTGCCGGCCGTCGCGCTCGCGAAAGACGAGGAGCTGGTCATCACGCCCGACCGCGTGTACGACTGGGACGACGACGCCCCGCAACTCCACCTGCTCCAGCGGGTTCGTGACGAAGCACACCGCTTTGCCGTCCAGTACCACCAGACGCTGCGGGACGACGTGTCGACGACGCTGGACGACGTGCCCGGCATCGGCCCCGAAACGCGGAAGCGACTGCTCCGGCGCTTCGGCAGCGTGGATGGCGTCAAAGCGGCCTCCGACGAGGAACTGACAGCTATCGACGGTATCGGCGAGCAAACCGCGGAGACGATTCGGACCAGACTGCAGTGA